From one Bacteroidota bacterium genomic stretch:
- a CDS encoding TonB-dependent receptor: MIRNVYLTLVLLFLTTAGALAQTGAIRGKILDKATKEPLPFASVVAEMNGTQVGGSQSDFEGEYTIKPLQPGSYTLKVTYVGYTDLVITGVLVSNDKITFQDLSVGKKVTETKEVEIIAYKVPLIDKGNTSVGATLTREEIEAAPTRDVRSVASQAAGVFQKDDGDGVNVRGSRSEATDYYVDGIRIRGSTNLPQAGVEQVTTIVGGTPAQYGDATGGIISITTRGPSKDFSGGIEVVTSEVLDQFGYNLVSGNLSGPILKKKLENGATKSVLGFFISGELQLDKDPDPSAIGMYRLKDAVYNDMKQNPIRPYQTANGFGFDNAAAFYTKDDFDKVDNKDNVDQLGYRFTAKLDFQPVDNTTFTLGGSFNVNDRTSYAINRVAYNSEENPNIKDTDYRIFARITQRIASTYKSEEGANSSSAFRNVYFSFQAEYNKNQQLNQDPDHKDDFWRYGWFGRFPNARVKSFVPTSIDSPGFLVETPIYLDNFSYEPVGVNPLSEAYNISAYDFLQSATGSSTFNNINTIRGPGGIRNGDGVASVMAIWEAMGNGRNLYQNFDNDQYRFTLSGNADIKKHAIQVGFEFEQRIDRAYSLGPRGLWTLGRLFANDLNKLLLVDQSNLISSDTNFVDGTVRNDYGTGYVPVVDGDGNIVNGFYENLRSGLGVANNQYVDFDALSPEQLDIGMFTADELILNNVVGGYYGFDYKGDKFTGTTTFKDFFTKKVNGVYTREIDAFRPTYLAAYIQDNFAIDNLNFNIGLRVDRFDANQKQLKDRYLLLDAYNVGDFPVAIAGKPDNIGNDFIPYIANANDLTSVIGYRDGDVWYDATGQIVSNPDLIAQKSSSGLILPAKKDGAGTVAGEDWNVDAVFKDYEPQIVVMPRVAFSFSITDQAQFFAHYDVLTQRPTSNLRNDPMEYLSLIRNPDGLINNAGLLPERTTDYEVGFKQVVSKSSAFTNIMVRCYGVSPSFRIQERIWYSVRIPEHHIPVRHVPPVREQQSAGRIMVSVL, translated from the coding sequence ATGATAAGGAATGTCTACTTAACACTAGTGCTTTTATTTCTGACTACTGCCGGCGCTCTAGCGCAAACCGGTGCTATCAGAGGTAAAATTCTGGACAAAGCTACCAAGGAACCATTACCATTTGCCTCGGTAGTTGCAGAAATGAATGGAACCCAAGTTGGTGGTTCCCAGTCGGATTTTGAAGGAGAATACACCATCAAACCACTGCAACCGGGAAGTTACACCCTCAAAGTAACGTATGTTGGTTATACCGATCTGGTGATTACCGGAGTACTGGTTTCAAATGACAAGATTACCTTCCAGGATCTTTCAGTCGGTAAGAAAGTGACGGAAACCAAAGAGGTAGAAATTATTGCCTACAAAGTGCCTTTGATTGATAAAGGTAATACTTCAGTAGGTGCAACTCTTACCCGTGAGGAAATTGAAGCCGCTCCAACCCGGGATGTGCGTTCGGTGGCATCACAGGCTGCCGGGGTCTTTCAAAAAGATGACGGTGACGGAGTTAACGTTCGTGGATCGAGAAGTGAAGCTACCGATTACTATGTAGATGGTATTCGTATAAGAGGAAGTACTAATCTTCCTCAAGCCGGTGTAGAGCAGGTAACCACTATTGTTGGAGGTACGCCAGCACAATATGGTGATGCAACGGGTGGTATCATCAGTATTACCACCAGGGGTCCATCTAAGGATTTCTCCGGTGGTATAGAAGTAGTAACTTCAGAAGTGTTGGATCAATTTGGATATAATCTGGTTTCAGGTAATTTATCCGGTCCCATATTAAAGAAGAAGCTGGAGAATGGTGCTACGAAGTCGGTTCTCGGATTCTTTATAAGTGGTGAACTTCAGTTAGATAAAGATCCTGATCCCTCTGCGATCGGAATGTATCGGTTGAAAGATGCTGTATATAATGATATGAAGCAAAATCCGATTCGCCCCTATCAAACTGCGAATGGTTTCGGTTTCGATAATGCAGCAGCATTTTATACGAAAGATGATTTTGACAAAGTAGATAATAAGGATAATGTGGATCAGTTGGGCTATCGTTTCACAGCTAAACTTGATTTCCAACCGGTGGATAATACTACCTTTACATTAGGAGGTTCCTTTAACGTGAATGACCGTACCAGTTATGCTATTAACAGGGTGGCTTATAACTCAGAGGAAAATCCAAATATTAAGGATACGGATTATCGGATTTTTGCTCGTATTACGCAGCGAATTGCCTCTACTTATAAGTCTGAAGAGGGAGCAAATTCTTCTTCAGCATTTAGAAATGTATACTTCTCTTTCCAGGCAGAATACAATAAAAATCAGCAATTGAATCAGGACCCTGATCATAAGGATGATTTTTGGCGCTATGGATGGTTTGGACGTTTTCCAAATGCCCGTGTAAAAAGTTTTGTACCTACCAGTATCGATTCCCCAGGATTCCTGGTTGAAACACCTATTTATCTCGATAATTTCAGTTATGAGCCGGTTGGTGTAAATCCATTAAGTGAGGCTTATAATATCTCGGCTTATGATTTCCTTCAATCTGCTACCGGTTCTTCTACCTTTAATAATATTAATACTATTCGTGGTCCCGGTGGAATACGTAACGGTGATGGTGTGGCCAGTGTGATGGCTATTTGGGAAGCAATGGGTAATGGAAGAAATTTATATCAGAATTTCGATAATGATCAGTACCGTTTCACCTTGAGTGGTAATGCTGATATCAAAAAGCATGCTATTCAGGTTGGTTTTGAATTTGAACAACGTATCGATCGTGCTTACAGCCTTGGACCTCGTGGATTATGGACTCTGGGTCGTTTATTCGCCAATGACCTGAATAAATTGTTGCTCGTTGACCAAAGTAATCTGATCAGTTCTGATACGAACTTCGTGGATGGAACTGTAAGAAATGACTATGGAACCGGTTATGTTCCTGTTGTGGATGGAGACGGTAATATCGTTAACGGTTTCTATGAAAATTTACGTAGCGGACTTGGTGTTGCCAACAATCAATACGTGGATTTCGATGCACTTAGCCCGGAACAGCTTGACATCGGTATGTTTACTGCTGATGAACTTATCCTCAACAATGTAGTTGGTGGATATTACGGTTTCGATTATAAAGGAGATAAGTTCACCGGTACTACCACCTTTAAAGATTTCTTCACCAAGAAAGTAAACGGTGTATATACCCGTGAAATTGATGCTTTCCGTCCAACTTATCTGGCCGCTTATATTCAGGATAACTTCGCCATCGATAACCTGAACTTCAATATTGGTTTACGTGTGGATCGTTTCGATGCGAATCAAAAGCAATTGAAGGATCGTTATCTTTTGTTAGATGCCTATAATGTAGGAGACTTCCCTGTAGCCATTGCAGGAAAACCGGATAATATCGGAAATGACTTTATTCCTTATATCGCTAATGCAAATGATTTAACTTCAGTAATCGGTTATCGTGATGGTGATGTATGGTATGACGCAACAGGACAAATTGTAAGTAACCCTGATTTGATTGCCCAGAAATCTTCTTCCGGTCTTATCCTTCCTGCTAAAAAAGATGGTGCCGGAACTGTTGCAGGAGAAGATTGGAACGTAGATGCTGTTTTTAAGGATTACGAACCTCAAATCGTCGTAATGCCTCGTGTTGCATTTAGTTTCTCCATTACTGATCAGGCGCAGTTCTTTGCTCATTATGATGTATTGACGCAACGTCCTACTTCAAATCTCAGAAATGATCCGATGGAATATCTTTCATTGATCCGTAATCCTGATGGATTGATCAATAATGCCGGTTTATTACCTGAGCGGACTACTGATTATGAGGTTGGATTTAAGCAGGTAGTGAGTAAGAGTTCTGCATTTACGAATATAATGGTCCGATGTTATGGGGTAAGCCCTTCCTTCAGAATACAGGAGCGAATCTGGTATTCCGTACGAATTCCGGAACACCATATACCCGTCAGGCACGTGCCACCCGTGAGGGAGCAGCAATCGGCTGGCAGGATAATGGTCAGCGTGTTGTAG
- a CDS encoding PorV/PorQ family protein, with protein MKKLLNYISIVSVALGLTGAPAFAGNEDRAGQAGANELLINPWARTAGWGGCNIALVSGVEALSLNVAGMAHNKGTEVTFAQTDWMKGSDIKISAFGLAQKVGESGSLGLAVTSMNFGDIDRTTEAQPDGGLGKFTPQFLTIAFSYAKSFSNSIYGGLSVRMISESINDVKSQGIVVDAGIQYVTGFNEAKDDLKFGIALRNVGTPMKFDGEGLSFRNDNASSNISVLQQQRAERFEMPSLVAIGVSYDIKLKEEHRLTPSLSFTANSFIRDQIGLGVEYGFRQLFMLRAGYTFDKKDRNAIVDDEISALIGPSAGVSVMVPLGKSGKTFGIDYGYRATETFDGTHTIGARFNL; from the coding sequence ATGAAAAAACTTCTAAATTATATATCAATTGTTAGTGTAGCTCTTGGATTGACGGGAGCACCTGCCTTCGCCGGTAATGAAGACCGTGCAGGTCAGGCCGGAGCGAATGAGCTGCTCATCAACCCATGGGCCCGAACGGCAGGTTGGGGTGGATGTAACATCGCTCTGGTTAGCGGGGTGGAAGCCTTAAGTTTAAATGTGGCCGGAATGGCGCATAATAAAGGCACCGAAGTTACTTTCGCTCAAACCGATTGGATGAAAGGTTCTGATATCAAAATTTCAGCCTTTGGTTTAGCACAAAAAGTAGGGGAGTCAGGATCACTTGGTCTTGCAGTTACCTCTATGAATTTCGGTGATATCGATCGTACTACTGAAGCTCAACCTGATGGTGGACTGGGTAAGTTTACCCCTCAGTTCCTTACTATCGCTTTCAGCTATGCGAAGAGTTTTAGCAATAGCATTTACGGAGGACTGAGTGTCCGTATGATTTCTGAGTCAATCAATGATGTGAAATCTCAGGGAATCGTGGTTGATGCCGGTATCCAGTATGTAACCGGATTTAACGAAGCAAAAGATGATCTGAAATTCGGGATTGCTCTTCGTAATGTAGGAACTCCAATGAAGTTTGATGGCGAAGGTCTTTCTTTTAGAAATGATAATGCTTCCAGCAATATCAGTGTCCTTCAACAACAGCGCGCAGAGCGTTTCGAAATGCCTTCATTGGTGGCGATTGGTGTATCTTATGATATTAAATTGAAAGAAGAACATCGTCTTACCCCTTCCTTATCATTCACAGCGAATTCATTTATCCGTGATCAGATCGGACTCGGAGTAGAATATGGATTCCGTCAGTTGTTTATGCTGCGTGCCGGTTATACTTTCGATAAGAAAGATAGAAATGCCATCGTTGATGATGAGATTTCTGCTTTGATCGGTCCAAGTGCCGGCGTGAGCGTGATGGTGCCCCTCGGAAAATCCGGAAAGACATTCGGAATTGATTATGGTTACCGTGCAACCGAAACATTTGATGGTACACATACCATCGGTGCACGATTTAATCTCTAA
- the greA gene encoding transcription elongation factor GreA, protein MSKITYLTEEGLKKLQEELSHLKSVERPSISRQIAEARDKGDLSENAEYDAAKDAQGLLELKISKMEELVASARLIDESKLDISKVSVLCKVRIKNISNKAEMSYILVAENEADLKSGKISVSSPIGKGLLGKRVGEVADIQTPGGIIKFEVLDIALYH, encoded by the coding sequence ATGTCAAAAATCACATACCTCACCGAAGAAGGATTGAAGAAATTACAGGAAGAGTTGAGTCACCTGAAGTCGGTGGAACGTCCTAGTATTTCCCGTCAGATTGCTGAAGCAAGAGATAAAGGTGATTTATCGGAAAATGCAGAGTATGACGCGGCAAAAGATGCACAAGGACTCCTGGAATTGAAGATCTCAAAAATGGAAGAGCTGGTTGCAAGCGCACGACTCATTGATGAATCAAAACTGGATATCTCAAAAGTATCTGTGCTCTGTAAAGTGCGCATTAAGAACATCAGCAATAAGGCAGAAATGTCGTATATTCTAGTAGCAGAAAATGAGGCCGACCTGAAGTCCGGAAAAATTTCAGTTTCATCTCCCATTGGTAAAGGCTTGCTGGGAAAAAGAGTAGGTGAAGTAGCCGACATCCAAACTCCCGGCGGCATCATCAAATTTGAAGTGCTCGATATCGCCCTCTATCATTAG